In one window of Eggerthella guodeyinii DNA:
- a CDS encoding DUF2304 domain-containing protein, with the protein MTILFKVALIGGAICALAFVLRRIRKSEVKIADSTFWFLFAVSLVLLALFPQIAFFFSDLLAIESPANFVFLYVIAALVIREFNSTVELSQLRSKLAALAQEQALREARARECEGGELRYGASDDR; encoded by the coding sequence ATGACCATCCTGTTCAAAGTTGCCCTCATCGGCGGCGCGATATGCGCGCTCGCTTTCGTCTTGCGCAGGATTCGCAAGTCCGAGGTCAAGATAGCCGATTCGACCTTCTGGTTCCTCTTTGCCGTCAGCCTGGTGCTTCTGGCCCTGTTTCCCCAGATCGCATTTTTCTTTTCCGATCTGCTCGCCATCGAGTCGCCCGCCAATTTCGTCTTCTTGTACGTGATAGCGGCCTTGGTCATCCGAGAGTTCAACTCTACGGTGGAGCTGTCGCAACTGCGCAGCAAGCTTGCTGCGCTTGCGCAGGAGCAAGCGTTGCGCGAGGCGCGAGCGAGGGAGTGCGAAGGCGGTGAGCTTCGCTATGGAGCGTCTGACGATCGATGA
- a CDS encoding glycosyltransferase family 2 protein codes for MDSKTRVIAVIPAYNEEANIVSTIEDLKRHAPEVDYVVINDGSKDATASICEERGYHFISLPVNLGLAGAFQTGMKYACAHAYDYAIQFDADGQHSAAYIAEMVATADRTGANIVVGSRFSARKKPLSARMAGSALITAMIFLTTGKRIQDPTSGMRLFDASMIPLFAHELDFGPEPDTLSFLMRRGCTVEEVQVEMRERTAGESYLSFTKSVSYMLRISISILLVQWFRRKR; via the coding sequence ATGGACAGCAAAACGAGGGTAATCGCCGTTATTCCGGCATACAATGAAGAAGCGAATATCGTCTCGACGATCGAGGATTTGAAGCGGCATGCTCCCGAAGTCGATTACGTGGTCATCAACGACGGGTCAAAGGACGCGACGGCCTCCATTTGCGAAGAGCGTGGCTATCATTTCATTTCTCTTCCCGTCAACCTTGGTCTTGCCGGCGCATTTCAAACAGGGATGAAGTATGCGTGCGCGCACGCATACGACTACGCGATACAGTTCGACGCCGACGGGCAGCATTCCGCGGCCTATATAGCGGAAATGGTGGCCACTGCCGATCGCACCGGCGCCAACATCGTCGTGGGCTCGCGCTTCTCCGCGAGAAAGAAACCGCTTTCCGCTCGCATGGCGGGGTCTGCCCTCATCACGGCGATGATCTTCCTGACGACCGGCAAGCGCATTCAGGATCCGACGTCGGGTATGCGGCTGTTCGACGCTTCGATGATCCCCCTGTTCGCCCATGAGCTCGATTTCGGGCCCGAGCCCGACACGCTCTCTTTCTTGATGCGGCGAGGTTGCACGGTTGAAGAGGTCCAGGTGGAGATGCGCGAGCGTACGGCTGGCGAGAGCTACCTGAGCTTCACGAAGTCGGTTTCGTACATGCTGCGCATCAGCATCTCCATCCTGCTTGTGCAGTGGTTCAGGAGGAAGCGATGA